GATGCATCATCACATTATTTAAGTTTCATTAAAAATCATAAATTAAACAACCAGCAGAGAAATATATTTCTGAATCATCTTGGTTAGCTGTCTTTAAATACAGTGCAAACATTATTTGTACAATAAAACGTATAAACGCATGCCCCACAAATCTTTAAATGGCATGCACCATAAAGAGATTACTAATTCATAAGGACGTGCCACTGTGCAGAAAAAGTATCCTGGAATATACCTTTTAAAACTATCAGGCCTTAATCCCTTTGAATAACTGGTTCCTTAGGTAAAGGTTACAAAAAAGTGACTTTCCATCTACTTTTAGGAAGTAAAGGCCTTATATGGAAGCAGGACTCCCCTGTTGATTCTTACTTGAGAACTCATGCCACTGACAATCACGAATGTTCCAGCAGGTATACATCTCCTGCTGCTATGAATAAAATCTGTTGGTTTTGTGATCAGTTTGAGATATTTCAGTTGTAAACACATTTATAGTAGGTTTGAATGTTTTTACACTTACCCACTTTCCTGTAGCACCTCACTAGGATCTAGGGCTGTTTCTGGGGTATCTTCAGTTGGGTTTTGTTCAGGTTTCTCCTCTGGATGCTCAGCGTTTGTTTTCTCTGATTCTAGATGCTCAGTTGTCCGCTCAATTTCATCAGATAGCTCCTTTGCTGTGGATTCAGAGAGCTCAATGACCTCATCTTTGATTTTTGCGGGTTCTTCAGGCTCGGCTTGATGCACAGCAATTTCTGGGCTACTTTTTGGCACTGGATGCTCTTCAGGGGGCTCCTCTCTGATTTCTCCCGGCTCCTGTGTCTGCTCGTGAATTTTATGAGGTTCTACAAGATCTACGTCAGGATGTATTGTGTTGATGGCTGTATTTTCCTGAGTGATCAGCTCTGGTCCCAGAGGAGCAGCTACCTCCTCAGTAGGAGTGACAAACTCCCGTTGAGGAGACTCCAGAGAAGGGAGGGGTCTGAGGAAACAATGTGAGAGAAGAAGAGAGTGTTGGGAGAATACTTTCAATTTGCACCACATGTAAAAGAAACGACTGACAAATAACAAATGTTCGTGTTTGTCAAGGTAGAGCAGTCTGTGTGTTTTTAACAAGTGCCATATATAAAAGtgagtgtgcgtgagtgtgttgGTGCACAATGTCAAACCGTGTTTGTTGCATGGAAAAGTGGGGGGAAAAGCCCCATTCTAGTTGTGCAGCGATATCGCAGCTGATGTCATCTTTTCAATATAAAGGGCAGCATTACTTCCAGTAATGGCCTCGACATCTGCCCCAAGCTGCACTGCTGTAGTCAACACAAAGTGCAGCAGTGTGCTTACCTCCTCATTCATATTCATTGTGAGCCGCTCTCTTCAACAACACTCTAAACAAGGGTTCGACATTGTGTCACTGGAGGGCTATAAACAAGTGAAGCCACACTAACAACTTTAAAGTACTTGGCAATTGTTTTAAAGACATTTGTCTATGTAAAATATAATGTATAATCTGTATTTTTCCAGTGGTTCTTTATTGTTGAAAAGTTCAATGCACCCAAAAAGTAGtaatttcattaggtacacattGCACAATACATCTTCAATATCAAAAATGCAATTATGGTCATTTAATATTAAACGGAACTTATGATGAatattaatctacatttaaaaacaCTGCCTTGTTTACGAGATAATATTTACCAGTATTggacatgcatccatccatccatccatccatccatccatcttcttccgcttatccgaggtcgggtcgcgcgggcagcagcctaagcagggaagcccagacttccctctccccagccacttcgtctagctcttcccgggggatccccaggccagccgggagacatagtcttcccaacgtgtcctgggtcttccccgtggcctcctaccggttggacgtaccccaaacacctccctaggtaggcgttcgggtggcatcctgaccagatgcccgaaccacctcatctggctcctctcgatgtggaggagtagcggctttactttgagttcctcccggatggcagagcttctcaccctatctttaagggagagccccgccacacggtggaggaaactcatttcggccgcttgtacccgtgatcttatcctttcggtcatgacccaaagctcatgaccataggtgaggatgggaacgtagatcgaccggtaaattgagagctttaccttccggctcagctccttcttcaccacaacggatcggtacaacgtctgcattactgaggacgccgcaccgatccgcccgtcgatctcacgatccactcttccctcactcgtgaacaagactccaaggtacttgaactcctccacttggggcagggtctccttcccaacccagagatggcattccacccttttccgggcgagaaccatggactcggacttggaggtgctgattctcattccggtcgcttcacactcggctgcgaaccgatccagtgagagctgaagatcccggccagatgaagccatcaggaccacatcatctgcaaaaagcagagacctaatcctgcggccaccaatccggaacccctcaacgccttgactgcgccttgaaattctgtccataaaagttatgaacagaatcggtgacaaaggacagccttggcggagtccaaccctcactggaaatgtgttcgacttactgccggcaatgtggaccaagctctgacactgatcgtattGGATATGCGTTGGATGTAAATTTTGCTTGAGTCACTTGTATAACCTATTTTGAGTCTGTCTGGATAATGTTCTGATTGTGGAGGCGTTCCCATgcagattgcaaatgaaatcaCTTTTTCCTCTCCAAAAGCAATCctaatttatcttttgaaaatgttctATTTCAATATACATCTGAAAGTCATCGCGGCTATTCTTTTTCAGACATGGTCGAAAATAAACTTTGTAAAGGTTATATACATTCACACAGTTAGggtacattaggtacacctgcacacttgcCAATTGATTCAGAGAGtgcatttaaaaaattgtttctagccgcatttatgtcactgcatgtcgcACATTGGTGATATTAAGCACATGCCACGTTTCgatgaaaacatttatttttcgtACCATTATGTCTTTACTAATGGCCTGAAACTTTGGCTGAGAGCTTGATTTATTGTCTAAATGAGTTTGTCCACCAGACTGCAAAACACCATAACAGAGGCATACAAACCAAAATACACTACCTCATGATTTGACACCTTAGCATTATTTACCATGAGTATCCAACATTACACAAAACACAATGCTACATAGGCTCCCTTTAACTGTTAGAGGTATTTAACAATAAGTGTATCGTTGTAGTTGTAGTTAGCagggatgttaaaggcctactgaaacccactactaccgaccacgcagtctgatagtttatatatcaatgatgaaatattaacattgcaacacatgccaatatggccggtttagtttactaaattacaaatttaaatttcccgcggcgtttcctgttgaaaacgtcgcggaatgatgacgcgatgatgacgcgtgtttgtgacgttattggttggaggggacatattagcccagcaccacttacggctaaaagtcgtctcttttcatcgcacaattacacagtattttggacatctgtgttgctgaatcttttgcaatttgttcaattaataatggagaagtcaaagtagaaagatggagttgggaagtttttagcctttagccacacaaacacacagtgtttccttgtttaaaattcccggaagtgaagctttactatggatcagggcggtcaagcgaacatggatcccgactacatgtcaaccagcagttttcggtgagaaaattggggaaataagtcgcctcttaccggagatcagcggagtcaGCGTCCTCCTTCAGCTGccatgacttctctcagagactctggcgtcaaaacacccatggccacacccctccgactttaaggtactatttaactcactaaaacactagcaacacaataggcagataagggatttgccagaattatcctagtaaatgtgtctaaaaccttctgaatcgctctcactgccctcgtcttttttttttcttttctaggccttcactctaaattttctcatccacaaatctttcatcctcgctcaaattaatggggaaattgtcgctttctcggtccgaatagctctagctgctgctggctatgattgtaaacaatgtcaggatgtgaggagccctacaaccagtgacgtcacgcgcacatcgtctgctacttccggtaaaggcaaggcttttttattagtgatctaaagttgcgaactttatcgtcgatgttctccactaaataatttcagcaaaaatatggcaatatcgcgaaatgatcaagtatgacacatagaatggacctgctatccctgtttaaataagaaaatctcatttcagtaggcctttaacagctgTTTATAACAGTTCATATTTCTAAACATACCGTGAAATAACATACATGGTAGCATTATCATCTTTTTAGGAGCAGAGGTTTTGATGTAGCGCTTGTACTGGACTATATTGTGAGCAGTGAGCTTATATTCTCAGTTCGCTGTAGATTGTCTTGAGtagatgataataaaaaatatcattgTCACAAGGTTAACCCAAGAAATGCATCTACTGTAACTTTTGTTTACTCTCTCACCATCAGAACTAAAACCCAATTCATAATtactttaaacattatttttcaaGCTGCTACATCTCTTGTAAAGTATTCTGTTAAGTCTTCTTGTAAAGTAATTTTGcttctttagttaaaaaaaacaacaaaaaaaaatttaaatgcccCCTCATACTCTTGTGTTTACCTTATGTCTGTTCTCTCTTGTTCAGTCTGAGGGTCAGAAGCAGCTTCTCTTAGAGCGTGTATCCAGTTTGTATCTGGTTCTTGTGCCGTGAGTCCAAAAGGAGAGTTCTCTGACACATGTAAAGACCCAGACTTGCAGGCTGGGGTTTGTATCACCTCAGCTGGTGGATTTGGCAGGGAGATGTGATCATGAAGTTTGTCAGAATGGGAAAAGTCTGCCTGAGAGACCGATGTAACATCTTCTTGGCTGGGTGTATCTGTGGCTTTGTTGGGTTGTGGCTGGataattgtgtcattttccatatTTTTCAAAAGAGCACTGTTGCCATTAGAAGGCCAAGACGCATTTTCGGTGATGTTTTCAGACTGTTCTGAAACATCAATTGATCCTGGGTCTTTGTCTTTCATAACCTCATCTTTGTCGATTGCTTTATTGTCTATTACTTTTATCTCCCTACTGCACACTGCCTGGAAACCATCATTTTCTTCATCTAAAGCTGCATTGTTTCCCCTTGCAGTCTCATCTACATGAGATCCATTTATGGCCTTTTGTGCTACTGAACCATTTTGTGTGGCTGAGCTTTTATTGGAGCATTGCGGCTCAAGAGACTCACATACTGTATCCGGTATTTTACACCCTTCAGTTTCACTCTTGTGGGTTTTCACAGCCTGAGCAGCACTGTGATCCTTTTCTACTGCATTGCATATTTTTTCAAGCATCTTGTCATCCTGGTTGGCACTTTGACATGAGTCGGTATAAACATCATCACTATTAGTCACAACTTCAGTCAAAACAGAAAAACCTAAAGGTAAAAAAGCACAATCCTCTGATAAAGAATCAACAGAAAGAGTGCTTTCTACAAAGACAAAATGGTTTTCCTGTAGGTCTGCAGAAGAATCTGTTTGGTTGCTTTCCGGCTGACCTTTACTATCGACACAATTCAACAATTCCTTGTCATGTATTAAATCTGGTCCTACCCCCCGTATTCCCAACCCAGACTTTTTACTATTACTCACCTCTTGCTGCAAGGGTGTTTCTGTTTGCTCTAAGCCATTTTGTCCAATAGTGCCTCCAGAAACATCAATCTTGTCAACACCTAGAATCACCTGTGATTCCTTCTTCTCAACTTTTGCCAGAGCAACCACTTCCTCAGTGGTATTGTTGTCACCACTTAACAAATTTTGCCTCTCCGTTGTCTCTAAAGACCCATTGTTTCCTTTTACAAGCTCTGGAATAACAAAAGCAGGAGCTTGAATCGGTTTACTCTGGCAATTTGCCTTTCCTTCATCTTCAAATGTGTCCACACCACTACCTGTCATTCCATCCGATGCATACTTGGATCCCAAACTTTGCTCCTGTTTCTTCTCTTTATAAGCCAAATTGCTCATTTCAATGTTTGAAAAAGAACCCATTGATATGTCGTTGTTGTCCTTAGGCTTCTTTTCTTCTGTTAAAGTCTGGTTAGAGATATCACCAAGTTCACGCTTTCCTGTTTCCTGTTCAACATCTGTATCAGACTCTTTACTCTGTTTTGTCATCGCATTGCCTGTCTGCAGTTTGCCGCTCTCTTTTTTCTTTCCATTATCATGCTGCTGATCTTTCTCACTGAGTGACACAGAAGTTAGGTTGGCCATGTTCTGTTTCTCTTTGATAACGCACAGTTCAACTGTATCACAAGGCTTGTTAGAGATGAGGGTGCGGTCTACTTTATCTTGGATCATTACATCATTTGCCAGTACACATTCAACTCCAGGAGGTTGTTTTTCCTCTTGTAAAATTTTAATTTTATCATCAGCTGTCAAAGAGGTGATAAACTCAACATCATTCTTTCTATTTGCCtgtgtcaaaccatttttttctgCTCCACCATTATTTTCTCTGTGTTCCTTATCCTCTGCCGAATACATACCGGTATATGTCTTATTGACCAAGCTATCGTCACAGTCAGGAAGCGCAACATCACATCCATCGACCACCTCCAAGTGACTCAACATTGGGCCTGTCGGCTGCAGCATCAGAGGATTACTGGCACATTTCTTAATAATAGGAATTGACCGCTCAGGGGCTGCCACCTCTGATATTTCTGACTCATCCCTTATTAGTTGAACAGGTGCCTCAGACTTTCGGTCTATCTTAGATTCAATCGGATCTATGCTAGAAAGTGCATGAGCGGGTAGTTTATCAATCTCAGGTGGAAGCTGAAAGCTGAGGTCCCTGGGCTTTGTCTGAGGAGGGACTGAACAGCTCAACACCCCAGTTTCAGCATTAGAATTGCCATCCGTCTCAGTTGAGAGCTGTATGTCAGGTGACTCAGTAAATACATCATCCGTAGGTTTAGAGCAAACATTGCTGGCCGCAGGCACACAACTTGAACATTGTCTTTCATCGACCACACACCCATCACTTTTTATCTCTGGCGGCATGTCAAGTTTGATTGGTTCTATGCTGTCCATGTTAAGCTCACCCTTTTCCCTCacctcttcctgttttgttgacaccTCATCAGGATTTTTGTTTGGGTGCTCAACAATTGACTTGGTTAAATTCTCTGGTTCTTGATGGTCACCAATTAACATCTCTGGTTCTAGGTGCTCTGTTGTCGTCGTACTTTGTCCAGAGGACTCCTTAGATGGTTCATCAAATTCTACTTTATTCTTGTCGACTTCTATGGGCTCCTCTGTGGTTTTTGCTGGTTCTGTTGGCACTATGGTTTTTTCATGAAGGCCACCATGTTCTGTATTAGTAACTTTGTTTACTGTTAGTCTTTGAGGGGAATTTAAACTGTTTTCACATGTTGGATGCATTTCAACATTCTTGGCGCTATCTTCTGCATCTATGTCAATAATAGTCTTCTCCGGCTTTGGTGTATCTCCTGAGCTCTGATTAGGTGCATCATTTTTGGTAGATGTTGCCTCAGTGCAGCTTTCTGGCTTCTTTAAGCCAAAGTAGTCTTGGAAAATGTAGCTGGCTTCAGCAACAGGATGATGCAAACTTTCGTGTACTATCAATGGAGGCAACAAAGCACATCCCAGTACTGGCATTGACATGTTTCTCACCTCTACAGTGGCACTTTGATCTTCTTTCACGTCGTCTGCAAAGCGAACTCTGTTCCTTCCTTCACTTTTATCACATGCAGACTTACCCCCACTCCGAACCACACTGTATGTTTGGTTCTGAGCCTCTTCTTGAGTCTTGCTTGCTCTCTCGGTTGTTTCAGCATGCACCTGTTGATTGTTGCTTTCTGAAGTACCGGTAAGTGAAGTCTCAGTGATGGCTGACTCTTCACGTGAGAATCCCGAAGTAAGTGGCTCCTCTGTATTCAGATTGTGTTGGACGCTTTCTCCGCTTGCTTTATTGCTTTGTTCCCTGCGAGGTAATAGAAGTGAAAATGCTGCAGTAAGCTCCTCCTCAATGCACAGGCTCTCTGTGGCAGAAATGACCGGTTCGCCCCTGCACAGTGACTTCAGACATGACTCTGCAACATCGGTGGGAGGACGCATCTCTGTCTCAGCGGCCGACGCCCCTCTAGCAGCCCCATCCGGAGGGCTGAATAAACTGCACTCTGCCACTCCTCCCTCCACTCCTGCAGCACTATCATTCAGATGATCAGCACCAGCAAATATCCCATGGGGTGAATAATCAAAATTGCTTTCCATCCAGAGTGCCTCTTTTTCTTTGTCGCCCTCTTCTGCTGGAGAATAATCTGCTTCTGCATTGCTCGTCTCTCTCCGTCCTTTAGCACAACTCTCAGCAGAAGTGTGTGGCATTTTGCTTTCTTCACTCACAGCCTGTGTGCCTTTGTTTGAGAGGCCAGATGAGCAACAGACAGCAGAGCGCTGAGAGGTACGATCCTGGAACCTTTTTCTCTCTCCGTTCCTTTCTGGATCTCTCTCTCCTTTTCCGATGGTTGCAATGGGCTCAGTAGCTACTCCCTCTAATGAATCATGGCTCACGCTTTCTCCCTCACTTTTTATCACTTCTCCCATCGTGGGTGTTGTTAGTGGCAACGCAGCAGCCTCCACTAAAGCATCTTCAATGCCCCTCTCAGTGAAACTCTCTCCCACACAAACTCGGATACTGGAAAATGAGCTGTCCAGTGTGTGTATCTGTGCTTTAGTGGTAACATTATTCTCATGTGCTTGTGTATCTAATTCATTATCTGAAACATCAGCTGTAGTTTGAACATGTGTTAGATTTTGTATATTttgcatgttgttattgttgccaTGTTGAGCATCTGTTATACTTTGGTTATCAAACATATTCAAGTGTGTGGGAACATGGTTATAAAGGGATGGACAAGTTAAGTCCTGTTGGTTAGGAGAAGATGATTGGGAGGTGTTTGGTTTTTCCTTGCACCAAAAGTCATCATTAGGCTGTGCTCCACACGTCATAGTGTCTGTGTTTGTCACTGAATGCGCACTGAGATTCCCTGTATTTATAAGATGGAAGGCCTGTAATTCATTTTCAGCTTGTCTGGCCGTCCTGGTCTCCACTTCAGTTCCGTTGTTCTTCTCtggttttttctttttcttgtgcTTCTTTTTGTCTCTCTTTTTTGCCTTTTTATTGTCCACAAGCTCACCCTGTGCACTTCTTACAGAAGATGTTTGTATGTCGTCCTCGGCATAAGTATTAAAACATGCTTGTTGTTCTGAACGCATTTCTTCAACTGCAGCTTTATCTTGAAAATAAAATTCACTATACTCACATACTTCTTGAATAGAATTGTTTGTCTTTTGATCAATCTCACTGGGATTGATGTTGCACATTTTTAAGTACGTACGTTCTACTTCTGCAGCTGTGTCTTCCTCCATAGCCGGTCTATTACAATCTATTGAGCTCATTTCTTCAGAAACtacatttaaatcagtacttAAAATATGTCCTTGCTTACTAAATACAGAATTCTCAGTCACTGCTGATGTGTCAAAATCAATAGTTGGAATTTTTTGCTTTCGCTGCTCTTCTTTTATTGTTTCTTCTTTTTTAGTTTGTGGATATTTATCCTGGCTCCCAATTGTTTTTATTTCGCTCTTTGTCTCAGGGTTCTCTGTCCCAAGTATGTAGTCCTTGAAACTAAACACAACTGTATCCATTTGCCTATCCGTTGTCTCAGTGTttccatgtgtatttttgtttatGAGGTTGCTATGTCCAGACTGGTCTTCAACTTGTGGTTGTGATGATGACTCATCAAACTTTTTAACAGTTACTTGCCCAGTTTTCCTATCCTCTCCGTTAGACTTTTCAGACTGTGAGCTGATGGACTCTTTGACTTTAGGAACACTGAGTGAGACCATTTGTTCCTCACATTCCTTGAAAGCTTCCTGAAGCTGCTGGTCGAGTAGCATGCAAAAAGGAGGGGTCAAGGGTTGACCAGC
This sequence is a window from Nerophis ophidion isolate RoL-2023_Sa linkage group LG09, RoL_Noph_v1.0, whole genome shotgun sequence. Protein-coding genes within it:
- the tacc2 gene encoding uncharacterized protein tacc2 isoform X7, encoding MGNESSTTEALAEAYDEKLTQKDAEVLLTASTSSQQSFPPQADVPVITGVEESRVAAEEAREDKEELEFPHDLLPNLDFSSELNIWESSLGLKASSGHRICEHDNPLLAGLQHQMEVSHPLVVLENRPQASDPLLTDAPPSPQPTVKPQPAGQPLTPPFCMLLDQQLQEAFKECEEQMVSLSVPKVKESISSQSEKSNGEDRKTGQVTVKKFDESSSQPQVEDQSGHSNLINKNTHGNTETTDRQMDTVVFSFKDYILGTENPETKSEIKTIGSQDKYPQTKKEETIKEEQRKQKIPTIDFDTSAVTENSVFSKQGHILSTDLNVVSEEMSSIDCNRPAMEEDTAAEVERTYLKMCNINPSEIDQKTNNSIQEVCEYSEFYFQDKAAVEEMRSEQQACFNTYAEDDIQTSSVRSAQGELVDNKKAKKRDKKKHKKKKKPEKNNGTEVETRTARQAENELQAFHLINTGNLSAHSVTNTDTMTCGAQPNDDFWCKEKPNTSQSSSPNQQDLTCPSLYNHVPTHLNMFDNQSITDAQHGNNNNMQNIQNLTHVQTTADVSDNELDTQAHENNVTTKAQIHTLDSSFSSIRVCVGESFTERGIEDALVEAAALPLTTPTMGEVIKSEGESVSHDSLEGVATEPIATIGKGERDPERNGERKRFQDRTSQRSAVCCSSGLSNKGTQAVSEESKMPHTSAESCAKGRRETSNAEADYSPAEEGDKEKEALWMESNFDYSPHGIFAGADHLNDSAAGVEGGVAECSLFSPPDGAARGASAAETEMRPPTDVAESCLKSLCRGEPVISATESLCIEEELTAAFSLLLPRREQSNKASGESVQHNLNTEEPLTSGFSREESAITETSLTGTSESNNQQVHAETTERASKTQEEAQNQTYSVVRSGGKSACDKSEGRNRVRFADDVKEDQSATVEVRNMSMPVLGCALLPPLIVHESLHHPVAEASYIFQDYFGLKKPESCTEATSTKNDAPNQSSGDTPKPEKTIIDIDAEDSAKNVEMHPTCENSLNSPQRLTVNKVTNTEHGGLHEKTIVPTEPAKTTEEPIEVDKNKVEFDEPSKESSGQSTTTTEHLEPEMLIGDHQEPENLTKSIVEHPNKNPDEVSTKQEEVREKGELNMDSIEPIKLDMPPEIKSDGCVVDERQCSSCVPAASNVCSKPTDDVFTESPDIQLSTETDGNSNAETGVLSCSVPPQTKPRDLSFQLPPEIDKLPAHALSSIDPIESKIDRKSEAPVQLIRDESEISEVAAPERSIPIIKKCASNPLMLQPTGPMLSHLEVVDGCDVALPDCDDSLVNKTYTGMYSAEDKEHRENNGGAEKNGLTQANRKNDVEFITSLTADDKIKILQEEKQPPGVECVLANDVMIQDKVDRTLISNKPCDTVELCVIKEKQNMANLTSVSLSEKDQQHDNGKKKESGKLQTGNAMTKQSKESDTDVEQETGKRELGDISNQTLTEEKKPKDNNDISMGSFSNIEMSNLAYKEKKQEQSLGSKYASDGMTGSGVDTFEDEGKANCQSKPIQAPAFVIPELVKGNNGSLETTERQNLLSGDNNTTEEVVALAKVEKKESQVILGVDKIDVSGGTIGQNGLEQTETPLQQEVSNSKKSGLGIRGVGPDLIHDKELLNCVDSKGQPESNQTDSSADLQENHFVFVESTLSVDSLSEDCAFLPLGFSVLTEVVTNSDDVYTDSCQSANQDDKMLEKICNAVEKDHSAAQAVKTHKSETEGCKIPDTVCESLEPQCSNKSSATQNGSVAQKAINGSHVDETARGNNAALDEENDGFQAVCSREIKVIDNKAIDKDEVMKDKDPGSIDVSEQSENITENASWPSNGNSALLKNMENDTIIQPQPNKATDTPSQEDVTSVSQADFSHSDKLHDHISLPNPPAEVIQTPACKSGSLHVSENSPFGLTAQEPDTNWIHALREAASDPQTEQERTDIRPLPSLESPQREFVTPTEEVAAPLGPELITQENTAINTIHPDVDLVEPHKIHEQTQEPGEIREEPPEEHPVPKSSPEIAVHQAEPEEPAKIKDEVIELSESTAKELSDEIERTTEHLESEKTNAEHPEEKPEQNPTEDTPETALDPSEVLQESGHHPQPVPLLDLSTLTSATPEKTPPASARLPLSAHSIAQSEDPCPPSAFPCHLLLRSSDSDGAFETPESTTPVKAPADLQSQLQTTDDKAEDNLVKDSSSDLTSDLLCHSTSTVFDEDRPIAASGAYNIEPLASESTSQPLTRSLSLQGGELDTSGLPDGSVTKGFRPHSESFSVGTESAPGTLRRPKKARPGSVKKKPLLRQNSNPERPSSTSSTPELIKRVKPQAVTQELEEGDSPRTSPTGTLRNTRKCCVETSPPPVPEENSNTEPEGSLAAPALPLCQEEKPLPSSPPLKEDLPLPPSTSYKWDPDNFDSIDPFKTGGSKIANSPVLGRKSPASALIASFPESPPIAAVRQPSLSATTEEPPFDPEEQPIVPKRESVRLEFDYAEENSEASYTGSSPPKKVGKKPGVKMPLRKPKLGLKKAHPAQIEQMDNLKSAHNGNVEEMPISKSSYNFESDKWDDPNFNPFSTKTHISSSPKATESSYSFDPDNSIDPFKSSKKMACSPPKASASFDLSSNEDVENDNDNIGELEDQNQNKPAKKKKTPIKSNTFRVKRSPKKSLLSDPSQDADDPASLQPQDDHATDEEKLASSTSHKWADLNSDQQEFPQPSDLTSFVESSLQSAVQDYEIEYMEKIGSSSPPLSVKKPSLYLQLDSLSDTLKDAHDPNSPCTGSFEEMEAKITAAMKTPTLSSRPGPEGSSGEKGRKREIEALSRTQSTERDEQPTSQEAPAAIPAMSLLDRLSECDDPVQYLEPDLAETNPNAFAQKLQEELVLAALRIEALRVAKNISKCPSLSNVTPQHRDVSCPSESSVSKNMLYARTAPSYIDGESPHLPKDLDHSLVIAREEVVTKEREVLEWQRKYEDSRLEVAEMRRIVAEYEKTIAQMIEDDQKEKSLSHHTIQQLIVEKDQALADLNSVEKSLADLFRRYEKMKDVLEGFRKNEEVLKKCAQEYLSRVRKEEQRYQALKIHAEEKLDKANAEIAQVRAKSKQEQAAHQASLRKEQMKVDSLERTLEQKNKEIEELTKICDELIAKMGKC